A stretch of the Fibrobacter sp. UBA4297 genome encodes the following:
- a CDS encoding deoxyguanosinetriphosphate triphosphohydrolase family protein, whose product MEWNASVKKEIETRLFEKENSLAEYACKSAAAVRYHELPDDIRPNFSRDADKIIHSYCYSRYIDKTQAFYLVENDHITHRVLHVQLVAKIARTIGRFLNLNEDLIEAISLGHDVGHTPFGHDGEKIVSKFLQERGEEIFEHNVQSFRLFNDLEAYGKGLNLTAQVLDGIICHNGEILKNEYGCNRSKTPEKLLEEYKNSLDGTLKSKEMVPMTLEGCVMRISDVIAYVGRDIEDAIILKLVKREDIPQEITKVLGSKNSEIVNTLITDLVNNSLDKETLVFSPEVFDALNQLKNWNYDNIYLNPKKSTQDEKIKMMFRTVLEECLDELCSGVKKATGINHWCESLGEKYKETTSLPRIVADYVSGMTDDYLMNAYKEIVMPKSFGVSFGEK is encoded by the coding sequence ATGGAATGGAACGCTTCAGTCAAGAAAGAAATTGAAACCCGCTTGTTTGAAAAGGAAAATTCGCTTGCAGAATACGCCTGCAAGTCTGCGGCTGCGGTCCGCTATCACGAATTGCCTGACGATATCCGCCCGAATTTTTCCCGCGATGCGGACAAGATTATCCATTCCTATTGCTATAGCCGATACATTGACAAGACTCAGGCGTTTTACCTTGTTGAAAATGACCACATCACGCATCGTGTGTTGCACGTGCAGCTGGTTGCCAAAATTGCAAGGACCATTGGACGTTTTTTGAATCTGAACGAAGACTTGATTGAGGCTATTTCGCTAGGGCACGATGTCGGCCATACGCCTTTCGGACATGACGGCGAAAAGATTGTCTCGAAGTTTTTGCAAGAGCGCGGTGAAGAAATTTTTGAACACAACGTTCAAAGCTTTAGACTGTTCAATGACCTCGAAGCGTACGGCAAAGGGCTGAACCTTACCGCGCAAGTGCTCGACGGAATCATCTGTCACAACGGCGAAATTCTGAAAAACGAATACGGCTGCAACCGTAGCAAGACGCCAGAAAAACTGCTGGAAGAATACAAAAATAGTTTGGACGGAACGCTGAAATCGAAAGAGATGGTCCCGATGACATTGGAAGGATGCGTCATGCGAATCTCGGACGTGATTGCGTACGTTGGCCGCGACATCGAAGATGCCATCATCTTGAAATTAGTGAAACGCGAAGATATCCCCCAAGAAATCACGAAAGTCCTCGGTAGCAAAAATAGCGAAATCGTCAACACGCTTATTACAGACCTTGTCAATAATAGTTTAGACAAAGAAACGCTCGTCTTTTCGCCGGAAGTTTTCGATGCGCTTAACCAACTGAAAAACTGGAACTACGATAACATCTACTTGAATCCGAAAAAGTCAACCCAGGACGAAAAAATCAAGATGATGTTTCGTACCGTCTTGGAAGAATGCCTTGATGAACTATGCTCTGGCGTGAAAAAGGCAACAGGAATCAATCACTGGTGTGAATCGCTTGGTGAAAAGTACAAAGAAACGACATCGCTCCCGCGCATTGTTGCTGATTACGTCTCTGGAATGACCGATGACTACCTGATGAACGCCTATAAGGAAATCGTGATGCCAAAGTCATTCGGCGTGAGCTTTGGGGAAAAGTAA
- the leuS gene encoding leucine--tRNA ligase codes for MAKYNPQEIETKWQAYWEEHQTFKTGEDKSKPKYYCLDMFPYPSGAGLHVGHPEGYTATDIICRYKRSRGFNVLHPMGWDAFGLPAEQYAIQTGTHPAITTKKNCDNFRRQIKRLGLSYDWNKEVNTTDPKYYKWTQWIFKRLYCTWFDEDQQKGRPIEELPIPADVEAKGAAEVRKYKDSKRLAYYADAQVWWCKHCKIVCANEEVLNDGSHEKCGTKEVERRNLKQWLMRIPLYGDRLLKGLDKLDWPQGVKDMQKNWIGKSYGAEVDFAIADANGKPTEKKLRVYTTRCDTLFGATYMVVAPEHAMVPELTTAEQKAAVEEYVHAAALKSDLDRTELAKEKTGVFTGSYAVNPLTGTKIPVWVADYVLTGYGTGAIMAVPAHDTRDFDFAKKFNLPVICIMEPDASCPEDVKPLVLKGEACWAADGTYINSENATLCLNGLNKKQGIAKVIEWLEANKIGKATVNYKLRDWLFSRQRYWGEPFPIIHWEDGEISTVDDAELPVLLPELKDYKPGDGGQSPLANATEWLQVTDKNGRKGIRETNTMPQWAGSCWYYLRYIDACNGDAFVAKELEKYWMPVDLYVGGAEHAVLHLLYSRFWHKVLFDLGLVSTDEPFQKLFNQGMILAFAYEDAAGSKVPTDEVEEKNGKFFKKGTDIELKQIVAKMSKSLKNVVNPDDVVRDYGADSLRLYEMFMGPLDAVKPWQTKGIEGMNRFLGRAWRSVVGDSDEAPVFVDETAPEAIEKVMHQTVIKVTSDIENMSFNTAISQLMIFNNEMMKMDKRYREPCETFVKLLHPFAPHIAEEMWCILGHNESLTNVAWPEADHSKAVENTVEVVFQVNGKVRAKASVAKDMDKAALEKLAMDNDRVKEFMNGKTVVKSIVVPGKLVNIVVK; via the coding sequence ATGGCAAAGTATAATCCGCAAGAAATCGAAACCAAGTGGCAAGCCTACTGGGAAGAACATCAGACGTTTAAGACTGGCGAAGACAAGTCCAAGCCGAAGTATTATTGCTTGGATATGTTCCCGTACCCGAGTGGTGCTGGCCTTCATGTGGGCCACCCGGAAGGTTACACTGCAACGGATATCATTTGCCGCTACAAGCGCAGCCGCGGTTTCAATGTGCTCCACCCGATGGGTTGGGACGCATTCGGCCTCCCTGCTGAACAGTACGCCATCCAGACCGGTACGCACCCGGCCATTACGACCAAGAAGAATTGCGACAATTTCCGCCGCCAGATCAAGCGCCTCGGTCTCTCTTACGACTGGAACAAGGAAGTCAACACCACCGACCCGAAGTATTACAAGTGGACGCAGTGGATTTTCAAGCGCCTTTACTGCACCTGGTTCGATGAAGACCAGCAGAAGGGCCGCCCCATCGAAGAACTCCCGATCCCGGCCGATGTCGAAGCCAAGGGTGCAGCCGAAGTCCGCAAGTACAAGGATTCTAAGCGCCTCGCTTACTACGCCGACGCTCAGGTGTGGTGGTGCAAGCACTGCAAGATTGTTTGCGCGAACGAAGAAGTCTTGAACGACGGCAGCCACGAAAAGTGCGGCACCAAGGAAGTGGAACGCCGTAACCTCAAGCAGTGGCTCATGCGCATCCCGCTGTATGGCGACCGCCTCTTGAAGGGCCTCGACAAGCTCGACTGGCCGCAGGGCGTGAAGGACATGCAGAAGAACTGGATCGGCAAGAGCTACGGTGCCGAAGTTGATTTTGCCATTGCCGACGCTAACGGCAAGCCGACCGAAAAGAAGCTCCGCGTCTATACCACCCGTTGCGATACGCTGTTCGGTGCCACCTACATGGTCGTCGCCCCGGAACACGCTATGGTGCCGGAACTCACGACTGCCGAACAGAAGGCCGCCGTGGAAGAATATGTGCATGCCGCTGCTTTGAAGAGTGACCTCGACCGTACCGAACTCGCCAAGGAAAAGACCGGTGTGTTCACTGGTTCTTATGCTGTAAACCCGCTCACCGGCACGAAGATTCCGGTGTGGGTTGCTGACTACGTTTTGACGGGCTATGGCACTGGCGCTATCATGGCTGTGCCGGCACACGATACTCGCGACTTCGATTTCGCGAAGAAGTTCAACCTGCCCGTCATCTGCATCATGGAACCCGATGCAAGCTGCCCCGAAGATGTAAAGCCGCTCGTGCTCAAGGGTGAAGCCTGCTGGGCTGCCGACGGCACCTACATCAACAGCGAAAATGCAACGCTCTGCCTGAACGGTCTCAACAAGAAGCAGGGTATCGCCAAGGTCATCGAATGGCTCGAAGCCAATAAGATCGGTAAGGCCACGGTGAACTACAAGCTCCGCGACTGGCTCTTCAGCCGTCAGCGTTACTGGGGTGAACCGTTCCCGATTATCCACTGGGAAGATGGCGAAATCTCTACGGTGGACGATGCCGAACTTCCGGTGCTGTTGCCGGAACTCAAGGACTACAAGCCGGGTGACGGCGGACAGTCCCCGCTCGCAAACGCCACCGAATGGCTCCAGGTCACGGACAAGAACGGCCGCAAGGGTATCCGCGAGACGAACACCATGCCGCAGTGGGCTGGCTCCTGCTGGTATTACCTGCGCTACATCGACGCCTGCAACGGTGACGCCTTCGTCGCTAAGGAACTCGAAAAGTACTGGATGCCGGTGGACCTCTATGTGGGTGGTGCCGAACACGCCGTGCTTCACCTGCTCTACAGCCGTTTCTGGCACAAGGTCTTGTTCGACCTCGGCCTCGTCTCTACTGACGAACCGTTCCAGAAACTCTTCAACCAGGGCATGATTCTCGCCTTCGCTTACGAAGATGCCGCGGGCTCCAAGGTCCCGACCGACGAAGTTGAGGAAAAGAACGGAAAGTTCTTCAAGAAGGGTACCGACATCGAGCTCAAGCAGATTGTGGCTAAGATGAGTAAGTCCCTCAAGAACGTCGTGAACCCGGATGACGTTGTCCGCGATTACGGTGCAGATAGTCTTCGTTTGTACGAAATGTTCATGGGTCCGCTCGATGCTGTGAAGCCGTGGCAGACCAAGGGCATCGAAGGCATGAACCGCTTCCTCGGCCGCGCCTGGCGCTCCGTGGTGGGCGATTCTGACGAAGCCCCGGTGTTCGTTGACGAAACTGCTCCGGAAGCTATCGAGAAGGTGATGCACCAGACCGTCATCAAGGTCACGAGCGACATCGAGAACATGAGCTTCAACACCGCGATTAGCCAGCTGATGATCTTCAACAACGAAATGATGAAGATGGACAAGCGCTACCGCGAACCGTGCGAAACGTTCGTGAAGTTGCTGCACCCGTTTGCCCCGCACATCGCCGAAGAAATGTGGTGCATCCTCGGTCACAACGAATCGCTCACGAACGTCGCCTGGCCCGAAGCCGACCACTCCAAGGCCGTGGAAAACACCGTGGAAGTCGTGTTCCAGGTGAACGGCAAGGTCCGCGCGAAGGCAAGTGTCGCCAAGGACATGGACAAGGCCGCCCTCGAAAAGCTCGCCATGGACAACGACCGCGTCAAAGAGTTCATGAACGGTAAGACCGTCGTGAAGTCCATCGTGGTCCCCGGCAAGCTCGTGAACATTGTGGTGAAGTAA